In Agrobacterium sp. RAC06, a single window of DNA contains:
- a CDS encoding response regulator: MARILITEDEDSLRSFVARALRLDGHETHEAADGAEGLEKLSEGAFDLLLSDIRMPVMDGIELAHRAHSEFPAMKILLMTGYAEQRERADDLSAKIVDVVSKPFALPDIRKAVASALAG, translated from the coding sequence ATGGCGAGAATCCTCATCACCGAAGACGAAGACTCCCTGCGTTCGTTCGTGGCCAGGGCGCTCCGCCTCGACGGTCACGAGACGCATGAAGCCGCCGATGGCGCGGAAGGTCTCGAAAAGCTCTCCGAAGGCGCCTTTGACCTGCTTCTGTCGGATATCCGCATGCCCGTCATGGACGGCATCGAGCTTGCGCATCGCGCCCATTCCGAGTTTCCGGCCATGAAAATCCTGCTGATGACCGGCTATGCCGAGCAGCGCGAACGTGCAGACGACCTCTCGGCAAAAATCGTCGACGTCGTCTCCAAGCCCTTTGCCCTGCCTGACATCCGCAAGGCCGTCGCTTCGGCGCTCGCCGGCTGA
- the ftsE gene encoding cell division ATP-binding protein FtsE, which produces MIHFENVGLRYGMGPEILRDLTFDLPKGSFQFLTGPSGAGKTTLLRLLFMSLQPTRGLIKSFGRDITSIPRNELPMLRRRVGIVFQDFRLLDHLTTYENVALPLRVRGKAEQTYKQDVIELLKWVGLGERINVLPPVLSGGEKQRVAIARALIDRPEILLADEPTGNVDPPMARRLLSLFLELNRLGTAVVIATHDLALMDQVDARRMILTDGRLDIYE; this is translated from the coding sequence TTGATCCATTTCGAAAATGTCGGCCTGCGCTATGGGATGGGACCGGAGATCCTCCGCGACCTGACCTTCGACCTGCCGAAGGGATCCTTCCAGTTCCTGACCGGGCCGTCGGGCGCCGGCAAGACGACGCTTCTGCGCCTGCTCTTCATGTCGCTGCAGCCGACGCGCGGACTGATCAAGAGCTTCGGCCGCGACATCACCAGCATACCCCGCAATGAGCTGCCGATGCTGCGCCGTCGCGTCGGCATCGTCTTTCAGGATTTCCGCCTGCTCGACCACCTGACGACCTATGAGAACGTGGCGCTTCCCTTGCGCGTACGCGGCAAGGCCGAGCAGACCTACAAGCAGGATGTCATCGAACTCTTGAAATGGGTGGGCCTCGGCGAGCGCATCAATGTGCTGCCGCCAGTGCTCTCGGGCGGCGAGAAGCAGCGCGTGGCGATCGCCCGCGCTCTGATCGACCGGCCGGAAATCCTGCTCGCCGACGAGCCGACGGGCAATGTAGACCCGCCGATGGCGCGCAGGCTCTTGAGCCTTTTCCTGGAACTCAACCGTCTCGGCACCGCGGTGGTGATCGCCACCCACGATCTCGCATTGATGGACCAGGTGGATGCGCGCCGGATGATCCTGACCGACGGGCGGCTCGACATCTATGAATGA
- a CDS encoding lysoplasmalogenase, with the protein MATATGILWLSVALGTSYLWILPREKTVFRAVWKTLPVLLLALYAYAVGAHPLLIAALLFGALGDWSLAFEGDRAFVGGVAAFLSAHIAYVALLATLTDLEIAFAEPWRVIAGALVAILTFGVLMRIWKPAGRLALPIGIYVFLFMVLVWLTLGLANPVAFVGATLFILSDIVLTIRKYWTGPDHPIDGMAAYFVWMTYYAAQVILTVTLSEV; encoded by the coding sequence ATGGCCACTGCGACCGGCATCCTCTGGCTTTCGGTGGCGCTCGGTACCAGCTATCTCTGGATCCTGCCGCGAGAGAAAACCGTGTTCCGGGCCGTCTGGAAGACGTTGCCTGTCCTGCTGCTCGCCCTCTATGCCTATGCCGTCGGCGCCCATCCGCTGCTGATTGCCGCCCTTTTGTTCGGAGCCCTTGGCGACTGGTCACTCGCCTTTGAAGGAGACCGAGCCTTTGTCGGTGGTGTCGCCGCCTTTCTCTCGGCTCATATCGCCTATGTGGCCTTGCTCGCGACCCTTACCGACCTGGAGATCGCCTTTGCCGAACCCTGGCGGGTGATCGCCGGCGCGCTTGTCGCGATCCTGACCTTCGGCGTACTTATGCGCATCTGGAAGCCTGCCGGACGATTGGCGCTGCCCATAGGCATTTATGTCTTCTTGTTCATGGTCCTGGTCTGGCTGACGCTCGGTCTCGCCAATCCGGTCGCCTTTGTCGGCGCAACGCTCTTCATCCTCTCGGACATCGTGCTGACGATCCGGAAATACTGGACAGGCCCCGATCACCCGATCGATGGCATGGCCGCCTACTTCGTCTGGATGACCTATTATGCAGCGCAGGTGATCCTGACGGTGACGCTGTCCGAGGTCTGA
- a CDS encoding lysophospholipid acyltransferase family protein yields the protein MIALRSIIFNIAFYANIIIRMIVLFPIYFLLPRKKAFFVPKDWARANHWLMEKIVGTTFTVEGLENIPKNGGYILAPKHQSFWDTYALLPWLDDPVYILKRELMWIPVFGWYVAKQRMIPVNRGAKGKVMAQVIERTKVEMANGRQLIIYPEGTRRPPGAPPEYKYGIARLYRDINVPVVPVAMHPGLFWPRRKFLRFPGHFVVRILPPIEPGLDPDVMQATLMERLEAASDELLIKTAKDNPHLPLPPTAVNRLKELGAL from the coding sequence ATGATTGCCCTGCGTTCCATCATCTTCAACATCGCCTTTTACGCGAACATCATCATCCGGATGATCGTGCTGTTTCCGATCTACTTCCTCTTGCCGCGCAAGAAGGCCTTCTTCGTGCCGAAGGACTGGGCGCGCGCCAATCACTGGCTGATGGAGAAGATCGTCGGCACGACGTTTACGGTCGAGGGGCTGGAGAACATTCCGAAGAACGGCGGCTACATCCTGGCGCCGAAGCACCAGTCCTTCTGGGACACCTATGCGCTGCTGCCCTGGCTGGATGATCCGGTCTATATCCTGAAGCGGGAACTGATGTGGATCCCGGTCTTCGGCTGGTATGTCGCCAAGCAGCGGATGATCCCGGTCAATCGCGGCGCCAAGGGCAAGGTCATGGCGCAGGTCATCGAGCGGACCAAGGTGGAAATGGCCAATGGCCGACAACTGATCATCTATCCCGAGGGCACCCGCCGTCCGCCGGGTGCGCCGCCGGAATACAAATATGGCATCGCCCGTCTCTACCGCGACATCAACGTGCCCGTCGTGCCCGTCGCCATGCATCCCGGCCTCTTCTGGCCGCGCCGCAAGTTCCTACGCTTTCCGGGTCACTTCGTCGTCCGCATCCTGCCGCCGATCGAGCCGGGTCTCGATCCCGATGTCATGCAGGCAACCCTGATGGAACGCCTGGAGGCGGCAAGCGACGAATTGCTGATCAAGACGGCCAAGGACAACCCGCATCTGCCGCTGCCTCCCACGGCCGTGAACAGGCTGAAGGAACTCGGAGCACTCTGA
- a CDS encoding YdcF family protein — MTSNQPLRDGGRPPSGDGLFARKGLIRRALRYGGMLVILSAAVLVAGFLIFADSVSNMRPPETVKADAIVVLTGGYQRIEQAIDLLKRGYGERLLISGVNPSTTAGQIRKATRTSPDIFECCVDIGYAAIDTIGNANETAIWIRDKGYRSILVVTSNYHLSRSLMELRRSDPETEFIGYPVVNADLKTRAWYSEPDAMRTMLAEYGKTVIAYVRGVTGWSRDQGLRPDGEITESGRTS, encoded by the coding sequence ATGACCTCGAATCAACCGCTGCGTGACGGCGGCCGCCCTCCTTCCGGAGACGGCCTCTTTGCGCGCAAAGGCCTGATACGCCGGGCTTTGCGCTATGGCGGGATGCTGGTGATCCTCAGCGCCGCGGTGCTGGTGGCCGGTTTTCTGATCTTCGCTGATTCGGTGAGTAACATGCGGCCACCCGAGACGGTGAAGGCGGATGCGATCGTCGTTCTGACCGGAGGTTACCAGCGCATCGAGCAGGCGATCGATCTTCTGAAGCGCGGCTACGGCGAAAGACTTCTGATCTCGGGGGTCAATCCCTCGACCACCGCAGGGCAGATCCGCAAGGCGACGCGCACCTCGCCTGACATCTTCGAATGCTGCGTCGACATCGGTTACGCCGCGATCGACACGATCGGCAATGCCAACGAGACGGCGATCTGGATCCGCGACAAGGGCTATCGCTCCATCCTGGTCGTCACCAGCAACTACCATCTTTCACGCAGCCTGATGGAGTTGCGCCGCAGCGATCCGGAGACCGAATTCATCGGCTATCCCGTGGTCAATGCCGATCTAAAGACGCGCGCTTGGTACAGCGAGCCGGATGCGATGCGCACCATGCTGGCCGAATACGGAAAGACGGTGATTGCCTATGTTAGGGGCGTGACCGGATGGAGCCGGGATCAGGGCCTGCGCCCGGACGGCGAAATCACCGAATCTGGACGCACATCCTGA
- a CDS encoding prephenate/arogenate dehydrogenase family protein, translating to MHGTHLMSEILFDRIALIGIGLIGSSIARDVKKLGLAKEVVISTRSAETLKRAEELELGTAYVGSAAEAVKDADLVIVSVPVGASEAVAKQIAPNLKLGAIVTDVGSTKASVIAQMAPHMPDGVHFIPGHPLAGTEKSGPDAGFPGLFKGRWCIFTPLEGTDAQAMARLRGFWEALGSMCDEMDAQHHDKVLAIVSHLPHIIAYNIVGTADDLEAVTESEVIKYSASGFRDFTRLAASDPTMWRDVCLHNKDAILEMLARFSEDLAYLQRAIRWGEGDKLFELFSRTRTIRRSIVQAGQDVDVPDFGRHALDK from the coding sequence ATTCATGGAACGCACCTGATGTCTGAAATCCTGTTCGACCGCATCGCCCTGATCGGTATCGGCCTCATCGGCTCGTCGATTGCCCGCGACGTGAAGAAGCTCGGGCTGGCTAAAGAGGTCGTCATCTCGACCCGCAGCGCCGAGACGCTGAAGCGGGCAGAAGAACTGGAGCTCGGTACTGCTTATGTCGGGTCTGCCGCCGAGGCGGTCAAGGATGCCGATCTCGTCATCGTCTCCGTTCCCGTCGGCGCTTCGGAAGCGGTCGCCAAACAGATCGCGCCCAACCTGAAGCTGGGCGCCATCGTCACTGATGTCGGCTCGACCAAGGCATCCGTCATCGCGCAGATGGCGCCGCATATGCCAGACGGTGTGCATTTCATTCCCGGTCATCCGCTGGCGGGTACGGAGAAGTCCGGTCCCGACGCCGGTTTTCCCGGCCTGTTCAAGGGGCGCTGGTGCATCTTCACGCCGCTCGAAGGTACGGACGCGCAGGCGATGGCCCGTCTGCGCGGCTTCTGGGAGGCGCTGGGATCGATGTGTGACGAGATGGATGCGCAGCACCACGACAAGGTGCTGGCCATCGTCTCGCATCTGCCGCATATCATCGCCTACAACATCGTCGGCACGGCGGACGATCTGGAGGCCGTGACGGAATCGGAAGTCATCAAGTATTCCGCTTCGGGTTTCCGCGACTTCACCCGTCTGGCCGCTTCCGATCCGACCATGTGGCGGGATGTCTGCCTGCACAACAAGGATGCGATCCTCGAAATGCTGGCACGGTTTTCGGAGGATCTCGCCTATCTACAGCGGGCGATCCGTTGGGGCGAGGGCGACAAGCTGTTCGAACTCTTCTCGCGCACCCGCACCATCCGCCGCTCGATCGTCCAGGCAGGCCAGGATGTCGATGTGCCGGACTTCGGCCGTCACGCGCTCGACAAGTGA
- a CDS encoding DUF2125 domain-containing protein: MAMSTAPESTISRKVVRLGVLIVLVIAVYSVGWYFAAEFLKKRILTFFGGGNPAGVTATCEDATLGGYPFRFRLNCTRLAFDDHFQGVAASFGPMRAAAQIYNPGHIVWELDGPAEIRSALGFNTALDWTNMQSSFRIGLSGLSRSSLMMEGLSATVTSTVSNLQVQMTAPSAQSHVRQNEGNLDYATLVRDVSVSIDGTQIALPPVAASLDATFADKGGLLDPRVAQEQKLYGTRGEIRRMVIDMGEGRVLTLSGPFEVGEDGLISGRIKLQVEQIRAWRDAVKTAYPEQSDMIDNVANVLRALAFGRDDSEAEITIQNGVASLGFIPLGQIPPL; encoded by the coding sequence ATGGCCATGTCGACCGCGCCGGAAAGCACGATCAGCCGAAAGGTTGTCCGGCTCGGCGTTTTGATCGTCCTCGTCATCGCTGTCTATAGTGTCGGCTGGTATTTTGCTGCGGAATTTCTGAAGAAACGCATTCTGACCTTCTTCGGCGGCGGAAATCCGGCAGGCGTGACCGCAACCTGCGAGGATGCGACGCTTGGCGGCTATCCTTTCCGCTTCCGGCTGAATTGCACGCGACTTGCCTTCGACGATCACTTCCAGGGTGTGGCCGCCTCCTTCGGCCCGATGCGCGCCGCAGCCCAGATCTACAATCCTGGCCATATCGTCTGGGAACTGGACGGGCCGGCGGAAATCCGCTCGGCACTCGGCTTCAACACGGCGCTGGACTGGACCAACATGCAGTCGAGCTTCCGCATCGGACTATCAGGCCTGTCGCGCAGTTCGCTGATGATGGAAGGGCTCAGCGCGACGGTCACCTCCACCGTGTCGAACCTGCAGGTGCAGATGACGGCGCCGAGCGCCCAGTCGCATGTCCGCCAGAACGAAGGCAATCTCGACTACGCGACGCTGGTGCGCGATGTCTCGGTCTCGATCGACGGCACCCAGATCGCGCTTCCACCCGTGGCGGCGAGCCTCGACGCCACCTTTGCCGACAAGGGCGGATTGCTCGATCCGCGTGTGGCACAGGAGCAGAAGCTCTACGGCACGAGGGGCGAAATTCGTCGCATGGTGATCGACATGGGTGAAGGCCGCGTCCTGACGCTGAGTGGCCCCTTCGAGGTGGGTGAGGACGGCCTGATCTCCGGGCGGATCAAGTTGCAGGTCGAGCAAATCCGTGCCTGGCGCGATGCTGTGAAGACGGCTTATCCCGAGCAATCAGACATGATCGACAATGTCGCCAACGTGCTGCGGGCACTCGCCTTCGGCCGCGACGACAGCGAAGCCGAGATCACCATCCAGAATGGCGTGGCATCGCTCGGCTTCATCCCGCTTGGACAGATCCCGCCCCTCTGA
- the hisC gene encoding histidinol-phosphate transaminase gives MNASTKPTPRAGVMEIAAYVPGKDHAGGVSRVFKLSSNETPVGPSPKAMDAFRMAAETLEIYPDGQARVLRAAIAEVHGLNPANILCGNGSGELLALLANIYVGPGDEAIITEHGFLLYRIQILAAGGTPVTVKEADRRVDVDAILAAVTERTKIVFLTNPGNPTGTYVPYAEIKRLHAALPAHVILVLDAAYAEYVRRNDYEAGIALVSANRNVVMTRTFAKVYGLAALRIGWIYGPAEIIDTLNRVRGPFNINTPALLAGAAAMHDQAHVAKAVEHNQVWLARVSEALTALGLEVTPSVTNFILIHFPDQDGKRASDADAFLTSCGFVLRAVSSYGFPNALRMTIGSEEANTGVITALTEFMERT, from the coding sequence ATGAACGCCTCGACGAAGCCGACACCCCGTGCCGGGGTCATGGAGATCGCCGCCTATGTTCCTGGCAAGGACCATGCGGGCGGGGTTTCCCGCGTCTTCAAGTTGTCGTCCAATGAAACGCCGGTTGGTCCAAGCCCGAAGGCCATGGACGCCTTCCGCATGGCGGCCGAAACGCTCGAGATCTATCCTGACGGACAGGCGCGCGTGCTGCGTGCTGCGATCGCCGAGGTGCATGGGCTGAACCCGGCCAACATCCTCTGCGGCAATGGTTCGGGCGAGTTGCTGGCCCTGCTCGCCAACATCTATGTCGGGCCCGGCGACGAAGCCATCATCACCGAACATGGCTTCCTGCTCTATCGGATCCAGATCCTGGCGGCCGGCGGCACGCCCGTGACGGTCAAGGAAGCCGATCGGCGCGTCGACGTGGATGCAATCCTTGCCGCCGTGACCGAGCGGACGAAAATCGTCTTCCTCACCAATCCCGGCAATCCGACTGGCACCTATGTGCCCTATGCCGAGATCAAGCGACTGCATGCGGCCTTGCCGGCGCATGTCATCCTCGTGCTCGACGCCGCCTATGCGGAATATGTCCGCCGAAACGATTATGAGGCCGGTATCGCGCTCGTGTCTGCCAACCGCAACGTTGTGATGACCCGGACCTTCGCCAAGGTCTACGGGCTGGCTGCTCTGCGCATCGGCTGGATCTATGGCCCCGCCGAGATCATCGACACGCTGAACCGGGTGCGCGGGCCGTTCAACATCAACACGCCGGCACTTCTCGCCGGGGCTGCCGCCATGCACGACCAGGCGCATGTGGCGAAAGCCGTCGAGCATAACCAGGTCTGGCTCGCCCGGGTCTCGGAAGCGCTCACCGCCCTTGGCCTCGAGGTCACGCCCTCGGTCACCAATTTCATCCTGATCCACTTCCCTGACCAGGACGGAAAGCGCGCGTCTGATGCCGATGCCTTCCTGACTTCGTGCGGCTTCGTCTTGCGCGCCGTCTCGTCCTATGGTTTTCCCAATGCACTCCGCATGACGATCGGCAGCGAGGAGGCCAATACCGGCGTCATCACTGCCCTCACCGAATTCATGGAACGCACCTGA
- a CDS encoding cupin domain-containing protein produces the protein MQAADIIETLGMQRHPEGGWYVETYRDEHGGPRGHSTAIYYLLQAGERSHWHKVKDAAEAWHYYAGAPLALRRSKDGVTQETVVLGLDLAAGQRPQAIIDADEWQAAESLGEFTLVGCTVAPGFDFSAFEMAPPGWAPGA, from the coding sequence ATGCAGGCAGCAGATATCATCGAAACCCTCGGCATGCAGCGCCATCCCGAGGGCGGCTGGTATGTGGAAACCTATCGGGACGAACACGGCGGGCCCCGCGGCCATTCGACGGCGATCTACTATCTCCTGCAGGCCGGCGAACGGTCTCACTGGCACAAGGTCAAGGATGCCGCCGAGGCCTGGCACTACTATGCCGGTGCGCCGCTTGCCCTGCGCCGTTCGAAGGACGGCGTGACGCAGGAGACGGTCGTGCTGGGGCTCGATCTCGCGGCCGGTCAGCGTCCTCAGGCAATCATTGATGCCGATGAGTGGCAGGCGGCGGAAAGTCTCGGCGAATTCACGCTGGTCGGCTGTACCGTAGCGCCCGGCTTCGACTTTTCCGCCTTCGAAATGGCGCCGCCAGGCTGGGCACCGGGCGCATAA
- a CDS encoding class I SAM-dependent methyltransferase → MHVDIVDLRQFYYTMLGRVAEQSVALAISSVWARLPQERLVGLGYCIPFLERFRADTERTMAFMPAGQGAVNWPVGEPSATTLVFDEELPLPDSSVDRVLMVHSLEFAENPRETLKEVWRVLAPGGRLVIVVPNRRGVWARMEHTPFGSGRPYSRGQLTALLRETNFTPGASAEALFFPPSKIRAVLRLRRGFERLGKVLWPAFSGVIVVEAQKRLYQGLPVAARASRRVFAPVLAPQGVPTTRNRSPEV, encoded by the coding sequence ATGCATGTCGATATCGTGGATCTGAGGCAGTTTTATTATACGATGCTCGGCCGAGTGGCGGAGCAGTCGGTCGCGCTGGCAATATCCTCGGTCTGGGCGCGCCTGCCACAGGAGCGGCTTGTCGGCCTTGGTTACTGTATTCCCTTTCTCGAACGCTTCCGTGCCGACACCGAGCGCACCATGGCCTTCATGCCGGCGGGGCAGGGAGCGGTGAATTGGCCGGTCGGCGAGCCCTCGGCCACGACGCTCGTCTTCGACGAGGAGTTGCCTCTCCCTGATAGTTCGGTCGATCGCGTCCTCATGGTTCATTCACTCGAATTCGCCGAGAACCCGCGGGAGACCTTGAAGGAGGTCTGGCGGGTGCTCGCCCCCGGCGGCCGCCTCGTCATCGTCGTGCCCAACCGTCGTGGCGTCTGGGCGCGCATGGAGCACACGCCCTTCGGTTCGGGCCGGCCCTATTCGCGTGGCCAGCTCACGGCGCTGCTGCGCGAGACCAACTTCACACCCGGTGCCTCGGCAGAGGCCTTGTTCTTCCCGCCGTCGAAGATCCGTGCAGTCCTCCGCCTTCGCCGAGGCTTCGAGCGGCTTGGTAAGGTACTCTGGCCGGCCTTTTCCGGCGTCATCGTCGTCGAGGCGCAGAAACGGCTCTATCAGGGACTGCCCGTTGCCGCGCGTGCCTCCCGCCGCGTCTTTGCGCCGGTGCTCGCACCGCAGGGCGTGCCGACGACCCGCAATCGGTCTCCCGAGGTCTGA
- a CDS encoding gamma-glutamylcyclotransferase, whose translation MDEFWVFGYGSLMWNPGFPYEERVLARLGGYRRSLCVRSYVHRGTEERPGLVLGLDRGGSCKGVAFRVAPSSWQSTVDYLRERELVTSVYLERHVRTTLADGRSVRALTYVIDRAHPQYAGAVTVEEAAQIVEGAVGRSGPNPVYVANTVAHLREIGIRDHWLESVASAITANGA comes from the coding sequence ATGGACGAATTTTGGGTCTTTGGCTACGGATCGCTGATGTGGAATCCGGGCTTTCCCTATGAAGAAAGAGTGCTTGCCCGGCTCGGCGGCTATCGTCGTTCCCTCTGTGTCCGCTCCTATGTTCACCGCGGAACCGAAGAGCGCCCTGGACTGGTCCTCGGGCTCGACCGGGGCGGCTCCTGCAAGGGCGTCGCGTTCCGTGTCGCGCCATCTTCGTGGCAATCCACCGTTGACTATCTGCGCGAACGCGAACTCGTCACCAGCGTCTATCTTGAGCGCCACGTCCGCACCACGTTGGCCGACGGCCGCTCCGTAAGGGCACTCACCTACGTGATCGACCGGGCCCACCCGCAATATGCAGGCGCCGTCACGGTCGAGGAGGCGGCGCAGATCGTCGAGGGCGCCGTCGGTCGCTCGGGTCCCAATCCGGTCTATGTCGCCAACACCGTCGCCCATCTCAGGGAAATCGGCATCCGTGACCACTGGCTCGAGAGCGTGGCTTCCGCCATCACCGCGAACGGAGCCTGA
- the hpt gene encoding hypoxanthine phosphoribosyltransferase, which yields MPVVRGKNIEPLFTAEQIRQRNLELAQDIIKGPCDDLLVISVLKGSFIFAADLIRALHDVGLAPEVEFITLSSYGTGTVSQGVKIIKDIDSDVKGRNILLIDDILESGRTLLFAKELMFERGAANVTIAVLLDKKVKRKEQFEADYVGFECPDYFVVGYGMDVAYAFRELPFVGVVTGDA from the coding sequence ATGCCCGTAGTTCGCGGAAAGAACATCGAACCGCTCTTTACCGCCGAGCAGATCCGGCAGCGTAATCTCGAACTCGCCCAGGATATCATCAAGGGTCCCTGCGACGACCTTCTGGTCATTTCGGTGCTGAAGGGCTCATTCATCTTCGCCGCCGACCTCATTCGTGCGTTGCATGATGTGGGTCTTGCCCCGGAAGTCGAGTTCATCACCCTGTCCAGCTATGGCACAGGCACGGTCTCCCAGGGCGTGAAGATCATCAAGGACATCGATAGCGACGTGAAGGGGCGCAACATCCTCCTGATCGACGATATTCTGGAGTCCGGCCGTACCCTGCTTTTCGCCAAGGAACTGATGTTCGAGCGTGGCGCGGCAAACGTCACGATCGCCGTGCTTCTCGACAAGAAAGTGAAGCGAAAAGAACAGTTTGAGGCTGATTATGTCGGCTTCGAATGCCCCGACTATTTCGTCGTGGGCTACGGAATGGATGTGGCCTATGCCTTCCGCGAACTGCCGTTCGTCGGCGTCGTCACCGGAGACGCGTGA
- the gloB gene encoding hydroxyacylglutathione hydrolase, protein MKSLQIEVFLCRSDNFGVLLHCPETGETASIDAPELDPIVAAAEKRGWTITHVFTTHHHGDHVDANLALKEKYGCEIIGPRNEAAAIPGIDRTVGDGDEFTFAKRPVRVIETPGHTAGHICYYLPEDMLLFAADTLFALGCGRLFERSALDMWHSLQKLAALPDETIVYFGHEYTLSNARFALTVDPENARLRSRVELIEMQRKRGDFTIPTTIGLEKETNPFLRAGDPDIRRTLGMEGATNDEVFAEIRKRKDSF, encoded by the coding sequence ATGAAATCACTGCAGATCGAGGTATTCCTCTGCCGAAGTGACAACTTCGGCGTCCTCCTCCATTGCCCGGAAACCGGCGAGACGGCGTCGATCGACGCACCGGAACTCGATCCGATCGTGGCGGCCGCGGAGAAGCGGGGCTGGACGATCACCCATGTCTTCACGACCCACCACCACGGTGACCATGTCGATGCCAATCTGGCACTGAAGGAAAAATACGGCTGCGAGATCATCGGCCCGCGCAACGAGGCGGCGGCGATTCCCGGCATCGACCGGACTGTGGGCGACGGCGACGAGTTCACCTTCGCCAAGCGGCCGGTGCGGGTGATCGAGACGCCGGGCCACACTGCGGGGCATATTTGCTACTACCTGCCCGAGGATATGCTGCTCTTTGCCGCCGACACGCTCTTCGCCCTTGGCTGTGGGCGCCTCTTCGAACGATCCGCGCTCGACATGTGGCATTCCCTGCAGAAGCTTGCGGCGCTGCCCGACGAGACCATCGTCTATTTCGGCCATGAATACACACTCTCGAATGCCCGTTTCGCACTGACGGTCGATCCGGAGAATGCCCGGCTCAGATCCCGCGTCGAACTGATCGAAATGCAGCGCAAGCGTGGCGATTTCACCATTCCGACGACGATCGGACTGGAGAAGGAAACCAATCCCTTCCTGCGCGCCGGCGACCCGGATATCCGCCGCACGCTCGGCATGGAGGGCGCGACGAATGATGAGGTCTTCGCGGAAATCCGCAAGCGCAAGGACTCCTTCTGA
- a CDS encoding cell division protein FtsX: MNEITQNPNQNANQTPGQKKRRVEMTVRPTGPILPPSNIQGNALMVVIAIMAFLACLTLGGVSMVRATAAGWQSQISREITIQIKPEEGLDMGAALVKARDLALTFVGTRDGQIMDDGATARLLEPWLGTGLNLEDLPVPRLIVITIDETNPPDFDAMRALLNEEVPQAFLDDHRTWVDRLVQMARTTVLIGSGILILVFTAMVLTVVFATRGALSGNRHIIEVLHFVGAEGSFVAQEFQKHFLKISMKGAAVGAVLAASFFALASFWQSRSLATPESDQATALFGTFTIGWGGYLGIFATMIVIALLTTITARLTVMRTIYEIDLIRSDPARTDGLLDD; this comes from the coding sequence ATGAATGAGATCACCCAGAACCCCAATCAGAACGCTAACCAGACCCCTGGTCAGAAGAAGCGCCGCGTCGAGATGACGGTGAGGCCAACAGGCCCGATCCTGCCGCCATCCAACATCCAGGGCAATGCGCTGATGGTGGTGATCGCCATCATGGCCTTCCTCGCCTGCCTGACGCTGGGCGGCGTTTCCATGGTCCGCGCCACGGCCGCCGGCTGGCAAAGCCAGATCTCTCGCGAGATCACCATCCAGATCAAACCCGAAGAAGGCCTCGACATGGGGGCCGCCCTCGTCAAGGCGCGCGATCTGGCGCTCACCTTCGTTGGAACCCGCGACGGCCAGATCATGGACGACGGAGCGACCGCGCGCCTGCTCGAACCCTGGCTCGGCACGGGGCTCAACCTCGAAGACCTCCCCGTTCCTCGGCTAATCGTCATTACCATCGACGAGACCAATCCGCCCGACTTCGACGCCATGCGCGCGCTCCTGAATGAAGAAGTGCCACAGGCCTTCCTCGACGATCACCGCACCTGGGTGGACCGGTTGGTGCAGATGGCGCGCACGACGGTGCTGATCGGCTCGGGCATCCTGATCCTCGTCTTCACGGCCATGGTGCTGACGGTGGTTTTTGCGACGCGCGGCGCTTTGTCAGGCAACCGCCACATCATCGAAGTGCTGCATTTCGTCGGCGCCGAGGGCAGCTTCGTCGCCCAGGAATTTCAGAAACACTTTCTGAAGATCAGCATGAAGGGCGCCGCCGTCGGGGCGGTGCTGGCAGCAAGCTTTTTTGCGCTTGCCAGTTTCTGGCAAAGCCGGTCGCTGGCAACCCCGGAAAGCGACCAGGCGACGGCACTGTTTGGCACCTTCACGATCGGCTGGGGCGGCTATCTCGGCATCTTCGCGACGATGATCGTGATTGCGCTTCTGACCACCATTACCGCGCGCCTGACGGTCATGCGCACGATCTATGAAATCGATCTCATTCGCTCCGATCCGGCCCGCACGGACGGCCTTCTCGACGATTGA